ATCGACCTGTGCAATTTTTAATGCCCTTTCGATTTCGCTGTCACTTGCATCATTTTTACCTATTTGCATATTTGATTTTATGTCGCCCTGAAATAGAATTGCCTTTTGGGGAGTGAAGCTTATCCTGTCTCTTAAAGTTTTCAGATTGAAATTTTTGATATTTTCATTGTCAATCAGAATTTCACCAGATGTTGGATCTTGAAGACGTGGAATCAAATTAAGAATTGTTGATTTTCCACTTCCGGTTCCTCCAATGATTGCAGTTGTTTTACCGGGTTTCAGGCTAAAGCTGATGTCCTTTAAGGTTTCTTTTTCACTTCCAGGATATTTGTATGAAACATTTTTAAATTCTATTGTTGGATTTTTTGAAATTTCGGTTATTTCACCATCATTAATTGTAATTTCAGTGTTTAATACTTCGCTGATACGTCTTCCGGAAACTAAAAATCTTGGAAGCATGATGAAAAATCCTCCAATCATTAAAAATGAAGTAACGATTTGAGTTGCATATTGGATAAATGCAATTATGTCTCCTGTTAAAATTCCATTGTTTATTGCATCATATGCACCAAAGTAAAGTATCAAAACAACCATCAAATTCATGATTAATGTCATTAATGGAAGCATGATGAGTATAGTTTTAAATACATAAATATTAACATCATAGAAGTCTTTATTAACTTTTCTGAACTTGTTTTCCTCAAAATCCTGTCTGACAAATGCCTTGATAACAGGGATTCCCATCAATATTTCCCTTGCAGTCTTATTGATTCTGTCAATAATTTCCTGTGTGATTTTAAAGTAAGGAAGAACTCTCACCATAATGACCACTAACAGAACTATGACAGCAATGAAATTGACCAGAATAATCCATGATAAATCGGTTTGAAGCTCAAATACTTTAATGATACTTCCGATTCCTAAAAGTGGTGCAAAAATAAGTGTTGTGAAAATAAAGCCCAAAACTCCTTGTAGCTGATTCACGTCATTTGTTGTTCTTGTAATTAGGGATGAGCGTGAAATTTCATTCAGTTCATGATTTGAAAATTTTAAAACTTTTCTATAGATGATTTTTCTTAAATCCTTTGCATAGCCGGAAGATACTCTGCTTGAAAAATAGGAAACGCCTACTGTGGCCAATGCGGATACTGCAACCATCATAAGCATGACTGAACCGGTATCTATGATAAACTGAAAATTGGTATTTTGAATACCGATATTTACTATATCTGCTGTGTATTGAGGCAAGGTTAAATCACAGTAAACCTGAATAAGAAGAAAAATGAAAATAAATAAGATTAAATGAATCTTATTTTGCATTGGCTTTAATAATTTTTTCATAATTGCCTATAATATATATTATTATTTTCAGATAAACTTTTCCAACAGGTGTGACTGCAGGACACTTTTGTGACTTAGCTCCTCCAATTTCAAAAACAGTTTCCATGGCATTGCTAAGGTCAGGTAATCGTCAGGTATGAAATGCTTCATTTTTCGACGGCCTGCAAAATCAATCGGTCCAAGAACAGGTTTCGGGTCATCGCTTTCACTTTCTCTAAAAACAAAACACCCTATTGCCTGACAGGCTGATGCCTGTGGGGTTAGAATATAATTGTCATTGATTCTGAATGATGAATTGATTTGGATTAATGCTGTCAACTCGATAGGGTTGACAGTGAAAATCACAGATTCCGGAATCTCATCATCCTTTAAATCTTCCAATCCCTTAAAAATTACGAATTTGTCATCATCATAAACAGGTCGATTCTGAATGCATTCCTTTGCAGTCTCAAAATCGGAATAGATTCTCTCACCTTCGACAAACATTTTTTGGGAATGTTTAGGCATGAAATTAATCTTGCTTTGATATGATTCACTATCTGGAGCGGATTCAACACCGCATGAGAGAAATGTTGCCTGAAAATCCATCATTTCCTCATTTTTAAAACCGCTTCCCCATCCGAAAGCCACTGGCAGACCTCCGCATGTGACTTTGTCCTTTGAAAAGCAGCTGACTGTTCTTTTGGCTATTGTCTGTGCAATGAAACTCATTACGCATCCTCCTTTTTTAGGTCCAATTGCATTTTCAGGTTCTTTTTCACTTTTAAGCAGTACTATTGGTGGATATTTCATGTTAAGTTTTTCTGAAATGTTGCTTTGCATATTAACTACCTCTAAGTTTATATTTTAATTTTGATTTTAATATATTTTTTTAAAATATTGCACTTTAGTAATTCATTAATTTAAAAAATCCGAACAATTGAACAAATTTTAGAATAATATATTATATTATTGTTTATTTTTTACAATTAATTTTATATCTGAAAATATCTAAAAATATTTCAAAAAACTATAACATTTATATACTAGTTCGGCTAATTTAAAATAGGAATTCAGTGAGGTGAAAAATTATGCGTAAAATAGGTATAGTAATAATGGCATTGATCCTTGTTGGCATGTTACTTCCAACCGGATTTGCAACCGATTCCAATCTTGTAATAACATATGGTGAGACAACTAATGCAAACAGCGATTATAAATCAATTGTTGATTCATTTTTTGTCAGTCAAGCAAATGTTGATTTAAACAATGTAAACTCAAAAGTAATTACTGCTGATCAGGTAAATCAAGTTTCAAGCTCAATTACAGGTAAAACTTACTCATCAAATCAAATATTGTCTTCAGCACTTCTTGATTTAAATGACAATGATAATCTTGAGGTAAGTGTGGACAAATCAAAAATCACAACAATTACTGGAGACATGTACATTTCTGCTTTAAAATCTGCAGGAATTACCAGTGGACACGTATATGTGACAAGCCCAGTATCTGCAACTGGAGAATCAGCTCTTGCAGGTATCATGAATGCTTATGAACAAATAACTGATGTTGAAATTCCAGAAAATGTAAAAGAGGCCGCAAATGATGAAATCTACACTCAGGCTGAAATCGTTGAAAATTCAGGTGTAGATGCGAATGACTTGTCTGACTTGGTAAGCCAAGTTAAAGAGGAAGTATCAAAAGACAATGTAACAGACCATGACACAATTGTAAACATTATTAACAATTATGTCCAAAACAACAATATTAACATTACAAATGTTGATATCGAAAACCTGGCAGACACCATTGAACAAGTGCAAAATGTTCAGGGGGATGTCAACTACTATAAAGATCAAGTTAGTGGTTTTTTAAATGACGGTAATTCAACAGGTGGATTTTCACTTGACGGATTATTAAACTGGGTTAAATCATTCGTTGGTGGAATCTAATTCCACTTTTTCTTTTTTTCATTAACATTATATATGGTTAAAGAAATAACTTTATATGATTTAAATATATTACACTTCTTAATATAATTGAGGTGAAAATCATTGAAGTATATTAAAAACCTTTTTAAAATTTCAATTGTATTTTTATTTTTGATAGTCTGTTTGGGGTCAATTTATGCTTCTGACAATAGTCAGACTGACTTGAATGATGTTTCTGATGATGATTTTGACTTGGTGGAAGTAGATGATGACTTTGAAGATGAAGAGTTGAATGCTGATTCTCAGGATGACTCTGATGATGACTCTGATGAGGATTGGGATGATGACCTTGATGATGAGGCTATAACTGATGATGTTGAAGACAATGAATCAGATTATACATACTCAGACTTTGATCATCTTAAAGTTAAAATTACTTATTATCTGGACAGATATGGAAACTGCTCTGAGCATAATTGGACAGAAAGTGAAGAATTCTTAAACGAATATCAGATATATCTAATTAATCCTTCAAATTATACTTTAAATGAAAGCAGTGAAGGTTATCAGACATATCTTAAGATTTATGATTCAATTACATCAACATTTGGAGATTATAACTTAACACAAAACGAGACAGCATATCTGAAATTCATGGTGATATTCTATCTGAACCATTATGGAAATGTCAGTGCAAATTACACTTGGAATGAAAGTGAAAGCTTTGCAAATTACACTTTACCTTCATATCTTTTAGGAGCAATATTTAAACCTATTGCAGGAGGTAATGCTTCAGATATAGATTATTATCGCTATTCAAATTGGATTAGTCCATTTATTCTATCACTTGATAATTCCACTGATATCAATAATGCAACAGCTATAAATAATCAGGCAAGTGCTGAAGTTCCTGACTCATGGGATTTTAATCTGATTATCTTTTTAATAGTGGTATGTATCATTGTTTTATTTTTGATTTTGTAATTTCTTTTTGAAATTACCTTCTTTTTTTTTAATGGAATTGAATTATTGACCATTTAATATATATACTAATAAACAACATAAATAAAATCATTAACTAATTAAATTTAATTAAATAAAGGTTTGATAATATGGTTAGATTTTCACAAACTCTTGATGATAAACAATCAAAAAATAGAGAAAAATACTATGAAGAAGACTACCGTTTGTATTCTAGAGAACCTCAGCCAGCACCTAGACCAGTTTATCGTCAAAGTGAAGTAACACCAAGACAGGATAATTTCTACACTCAACCTCAAAGACAGGAACCTGCAGAAATTATTTATGAAAGACCTCAAATAGAACGTGAATCAATTAAGCCTGATTACTCAAAACCGGAATTAAACTTCCCTAAAGATCAAAACATCCAGTTTGGTGTTGAATATTCTCCAAATTCAAAACCTCCTGTTATTGGAAAAAATTATACTATACGTTCAAATTCAATAATATATAATGATGTGGTTATTGGGGACAATTTCAGAACAGGACACAATGTGGTAATCCGTGAAAATACCAACATTGGTGATGATGTGTTGATAGGAACCAATACTGTTATTGAAGGGGATGTAATCATTGGAAATGATGTCAGTATTCAATCTAATGTGTATATTCCGACTAATTCTGTAATTGAAGATAATGTATTTATCGGACCTTGCGCTTGTTTTACAAATGATAAATATCCTGTGAGAATCAACTATGAACTTCAGGGACCTAAAGTTAGACGTGGAGCTTCAATTGGTGGTAACACTACATTCTTATCAAATGTTGAAGTTGGAGAAGGTTCAATTGTAGCGGCCGGAGCTATTGTGATTCATTCAGTACCTCCATTTTACCTGGCAATTGGAACACCTGCACGTATCAAGCCACTTCCGGATCACTTAAAAGTTCCTAATAGGTTCTGATTGGTTACCAAAAGATTATATACTAAGGAGATTAAATTATGGCTCAATACAAATGTAAAATTTGTGGATACATTTTTGACGAAGATGATATTGAAGAAGGTTTAAATATTCCTGCCGGAACCAAGTTTGAAGACTTGCCTGCTTCATTCAAATGTCCAAAATGTAGGATGGCAAAAGCTATGTTTGAAAAAATAGATTAGTTTTATATATTACTAACATATATAATACTTATTATAACTTAAAAATTTTTTAAGGAGATTGTTAATTATGGCAAAATTTAAATGTAAATTATGCGGATACGTAACTGAAGAATTTGAAGAACTTCCAGAAGACTACAAATGTCCAATGTGTGGCGCAACCGCTGACATGTTTGAAAAAGTAGAATAAGGTTGTTTAAAAATGGCTTACGTTTGCAAAGTATGTGGTTTCGTTTTAGAAGAAGACGAATTGCCAGAAGATTACGTATGCCCAGTTTGTGGCGTACCTGCAGCAAATTTCGAAGAACAATAAGTTCTTCACTTTTAAATTTTTTCTAAAAACTGTTTATTTTTAAGGTTTACACTAATTTTTCCGGAATATTTCTCGAATATCTTTTCAATATCTCGATTGTCTTTTGATACCACTTGATAATGTACCTTATCTGAATATTCTTTGTCAATGGCTTCAAGTGAATTGTTTCTAACTTCCATATCGGTTATTTTAATATCGCAGTATTCAAAGACAAGTTCATAAACATCATATTCTTCAATCTCAACAATATCAGCTTCTCCAATTGCTTCCATAACTGATTTTGAATATGCGCGTACCAGTCCACCAGCACCAAGTTTGATTCCACCAAAGTATCTTGTAACGATGGCAGTTATGTTGTGAAGCTCATTTTTTCTTAAAACGTTAATCATTGGTTTGCCTGCAGTTCCACCAGGTTCGCCATCATCATCAAAACCCTCTCCGTCTCCAACAATATATGCTGTGCAATTATGAGTTGCATCACTATACTTCTGATTTAACTTTTGAATAATCTCCTTTGATTCTTTTTTATTTTTAGTTGGATAAAGAGAACATATGAACTGTGATTTTTTAACATTAATTTCAATTTGCACTGGTTTTTTAATAGTTTTCATGATATCAATATATTTATATATTTTATCAAACATATTAACTTTAATAAATTTTATAAGGTGTTAATTTGGCAAGTAGATCAGCTACAGTTTTGGTTATTTTTATAGTTGCAGTTTTAGCATTTTGTCTTGCAAGCGTTTTTGCATCTATGACTGGACCAATATCAATTTTACCTAATGAAACTGAATCTGGAGGAATATTGGATAATCTTTCAGCTATTACAGATGATGATTCAATTGGTAGTGATAGCTATAATTATCAAGATTATGATGATTATTCAAGTGATGATTCTTCATCAGATGACAGTAGTGATTCACAAGTTGAAACAACTGTTGATTCATCTTCAAGTAGTGGCAGTTCTTCTAGTGGTGGTTCTAGCTCTTCTGGAGGTAGTTCTTCAGGTGGTAGTTCTTCTGGAAGCGGATCTGGTTCATCCAGTGGTGATTCTAGCTCTTCTGGAGGTAGTTCTTCAGGCGGTAGTTCTTCTGGAAGTGGATCTAGTTCTTCTAGTGGTGGCTCTGGTTCTTCTGAATCTACTTCCGAAGTTGAAACAACCGTCGCTGAATAACTACTTTTTCTTTTTTTTTAGAAATCTAATAATTTTTCAACATCAAATATTACAGAGTTAATTGCTAAGTTAAACAAGCGATTTCCGTATTCTTCATCAACATAAACGCCGTTTTCTTCAACATCCTTTGCACCTTCTTCGATGTTTGGATCGTCTTCACGGGCTTGTTTGAATCCATGTAGGCCTACTTCTTCATATTCATCAACATTTGCCTGATTAACAACTTCATCATCGTTAACAATACCTAAGACTTTTGCCATTGACAATTCGCCGCTTCCCCCATGTGGGCCTTCTG
This Methanobrevibacter sp. DNA region includes the following protein-coding sequences:
- a CDS encoding ABC transporter ATP-binding protein, producing MKKLLKPMQNKIHLILFIFIFLLIQVYCDLTLPQYTADIVNIGIQNTNFQFIIDTGSVMLMMVAVSALATVGVSYFSSRVSSGYAKDLRKIIYRKVLKFSNHELNEISRSSLITRTTNDVNQLQGVLGFIFTTLIFAPLLGIGSIIKVFELQTDLSWIILVNFIAVIVLLVVIMVRVLPYFKITQEIIDRINKTAREILMGIPVIKAFVRQDFEENKFRKVNKDFYDVNIYVFKTILIMLPLMTLIMNLMVVLILYFGAYDAINNGILTGDIIAFIQYATQIVTSFLMIGGFFIMLPRFLVSGRRISEVLNTEITINDGEITEISKNPTIEFKNVSYKYPGSEKETLKDISFSLKPGKTTAIIGGTGSGKSTILNLIPRLQDPTSGEILIDNENIKNFNLKTLRDRISFTPQKAILFQGDIKSNMQIGKNDASDSEIERALKIAQVDFVGDLAEEVTQGGSNYSGGQKQRLSIARAIIGHHDFYLFDDCFSALDMNTERKIKDNLNDLKDSSILIVSQRISTIMDADEILVIDNGEIIDRGTHDKLLESCSIYREIVNIQIDYMEALL
- a CDS encoding DUF169 domain-containing protein; the protein is MQSNISEKLNMKYPPIVLLKSEKEPENAIGPKKGGCVMSFIAQTIAKRTVSCFSKDKVTCGGLPVAFGWGSGFKNEEMMDFQATFLSCGVESAPDSESYQSKINFMPKHSQKMFVEGERIYSDFETAKECIQNRPVYDDDKFVIFKGLEDLKDDEIPESVIFTVNPIELTALIQINSSFRINDNYILTPQASACQAIGCFVFRESESDDPKPVLGPIDFAGRRKMKHFIPDDYLTLAMPWKLFLKLEELSHKSVLQSHLLEKFI
- a CDS encoding DUF1002 domain-containing protein, producing the protein MRKIGIVIMALILVGMLLPTGFATDSNLVITYGETTNANSDYKSIVDSFFVSQANVDLNNVNSKVITADQVNQVSSSITGKTYSSNQILSSALLDLNDNDNLEVSVDKSKITTITGDMYISALKSAGITSGHVYVTSPVSATGESALAGIMNAYEQITDVEIPENVKEAANDEIYTQAEIVENSGVDANDLSDLVSQVKEEVSKDNVTDHDTIVNIINNYVQNNNINITNVDIENLADTIEQVQNVQGDVNYYKDQVSGFLNDGNSTGGFSLDGLLNWVKSFVGGI
- a CDS encoding acyltransferase codes for the protein MKPDYSKPELNFPKDQNIQFGVEYSPNSKPPVIGKNYTIRSNSIIYNDVVIGDNFRTGHNVVIRENTNIGDDVLIGTNTVIEGDVIIGNDVSIQSNVYIPTNSVIEDNVFIGPCACFTNDKYPVRINYELQGPKVRRGASIGGNTTFLSNVEVGEGSIVAAGAIVIHSVPPFYLAIGTPARIKPLPDHLKVPNRF
- a CDS encoding rubredoxin, which produces MAQYKCKICGYIFDEDDIEEGLNIPAGTKFEDLPASFKCPKCRMAKAMFEKID
- a CDS encoding rubredoxin, with the protein product MAKFKCKLCGYVTEEFEELPEDYKCPMCGATADMFEKVE
- a CDS encoding rubredoxin-like domain-containing protein, which encodes MAYVCKVCGFVLEEDELPEDYVCPVCGVPAANFEEQ
- a CDS encoding YigZ family protein; the protein is MKTIKKPVQIEINVKKSQFICSLYPTKNKKESKEIIQKLNQKYSDATHNCTAYIVGDGEGFDDDGEPGGTAGKPMINVLRKNELHNITAIVTRYFGGIKLGAGGLVRAYSKSVMEAIGEADIVEIEEYDVYELVFEYCDIKITDMEVRNNSLEAIDKEYSDKVHYQVVSKDNRDIEKIFEKYSGKISVNLKNKQFLEKI